The genomic DNA TGTCACCACCAGCCCCGGGGCCCCAGCttgggcagggggctgccccgggctgGCATCAGCCCTACCTGCAGCTTGTTTTCGGTGACGAAGTAGGCACAGAGCAGGGACCCCGCCAGCAGCCCCAGGCCGATGACCAGGTTCTGGGTCTGGTTGAGGAGGCCCAGAGAGGCACTGACCTTCCACTCTGACACCTGGAAGAGGCAAGGTCCTCCGAGATGTTGCCGCCTCCAAACCAGACCCGTGGTGAGCTCCATCCCCCTCACAGCTGCCCGTGAGGCTCGGCTCCTTCCCCCTCTGACTCCCCCACCAGTGCTGAGCTCCCTGTACCTGGTACTTGACGATGGCATCGTTAAAGCGGTTCACCTCATAGCTCTCCGCATTGTAGTACTTCACCTGCAAGACACAGAGCCAGGGTCAGCGCCCGGATCAGCCTCCCCAGCGCCGGGCATCGCTCAGCGACCCCCCACCGCCTACGGTACCGTCTCAAAATTGAGGAGCGAGTCCACGGCCCGGGACTTGGCCTCGTTGTCCCGTGTGTTCATGTCCCGACGGTACTTGGTCCTCCACTCGGTGATGAAGATGGtcagagctgcaggcaggagggggctgTGTCAGCAGATgcctgctgccccacagcctggcACAGCATCACTGCACCCCGACCCCCCACTCACTCAGGTAGAGGCTCATACACACGAAGATGATGAGGCCGAACCAGGCGCTGAAAACCGAGGTGAAGTAAACGATGCCAATGACGATGTCCGCAATGGTGGGGACAATGCTGAAGACGATGTAGCTGGGGGGCAAAAAGGGGGATGGCGCATCAGCCCGGCCCAATGGGGCTGCCCGGCCACCCCCCACCCACCGCGGGTGCGCTCTGACCTGAGCAGGCTGTTGATGCTGCTGGTGCCCCGGTCCACGCTGCGCAGGACCTCGCCGGTGCGACGCCCCAGGTGCCAGCGCAGGGACAGCCCGTGCAGGTGGGCAAAGAGCTGCACCTGCACCTGCCGGTTGGTGAACTGCTGCACCCACACCCACAGGAAGGTGCGTAGGTTGCTCACGAAGCCGGTGGAGCCTGCAGGGCACCACGGGACGGTCAGCGGGGAGCAGTGTCACCAGGGCATGCAGCTAGCTCAGAAAGCCCAGCTGGGAAAGAGGGATTTGGGATGGGGCCTCCCCGCTGTCCCCAACACGGGACCAGCCCTGGTTGCTGCTcccaagaaaaagcagcagtgatgGGGGGGGCCTAAAGGCAtccccagccaccccagcccccGCACGATGTGCCCCACACTGTCTCTCCCCAGCGCCCCATCCTTTCCGGCAGTCCTTAccagcacctcctccctgcaGGAACTTCAGCCCCACATAGATGCAGACAGTCCAGGCCAAGGTGTGCCAGGGAGCGCCCTTGGTCAGCTCGTTCACTGGGGAGAGGGTGGCAAGGATCAgggtggggaggcagggagcatTGCCAGGTGCCCCACAGAAACCAGCCCCGGCACCCAGCACTGGTCCCTGACCCCCTGGACCCTGCTCCTGCcaggtccctgcagccccccagagCGCTTGTGACATCCCCCAGCACTTGGTGAGGCCGTGGGCAGCCTCACACACCAAGCTCCAGGCGCCTCACCAATGTTCTTGTAGTAGATGGGGACGAAGACATTGATGGCCCGCTCCAGCCCCATGAGCGCCATGCAGAACAGCACCAGCCCCTGCAGCAGGTGGTTGCCCCTTGGCCACATGTATGGCACCAGCAGCCGCAGCTTCCTCCGGAAATCCTTCCAGGTGGAGGTGGTCCTGTCGGCATCAGGCAGGAGCggctgggggacagcagagCAAGGAGTCACTGCTCTGgcaccccagcccagctggcaacAGCCCTGGGGGAACACCCCACCAAGAAAACCAGCCCCGTCCTCCCAGGGTCCCCACTCCATCCTCCCAGCAGGGCCACATCCTGCTGACAGCgggcagggagcttgggcagcCCTGAACCTCACTCCTCCTTCATCTCCTGAGGGTGCTGATCACAGGGCAGATGTGTCTGCTTtgctcccagcctccctgcacagccccctccccagtcACATCCCCAAACTGTTCTGGCCACGGAGAGGCTCCCTGGGACTCGCCTGGCTGTTCTCCACGTCCCGCTCCTCCTCGTTGACCAGCAGCATGTAGGGCTTGCGGGGCAGCCCCGGTGCCTTCATGCCCAGGATGAAGAGCATGAACGTGCAGATGTAACGCAGCAGCCAGAAGCCAAACTGCACCTGGACGGAGAGCAGGGGGTCAGCGCCGCAGCCGGCCCTTGGCACAGCCCGGCCAGGCACGAGATGGGCATAAGCTGAGAAAACCAAGGAGCGGGGCACGGGGATGGGCTGTAGTGCAGCCAGAAGAGAGGGGACACTCCACACAGCTCAGCAGGACCCTCTGGCTGAGCACAGCACCTCAGGCAGCACCCAgacccctccttcctccctacCGTGCCTGGCTCTGTGCCTTCCAGCCTGGGGTGCTCCCACcctgaggggaggaggggggtaaagggctgtggggagcaggcAGACGCAACCCACCTCTGCACCTGGGGCTGTGCCCGGCATAAGCGGGAGCTGAGCTGGATGGGGGCATGGAGAGAGGGGCTCAGGGCCAAGACATGCGGCAGACGCACGGGTGCAACCTGGGAGGGTGCACACCCTGGACATGGCAGGGTGTGGCATGcacaccccaccccagcactgcGATGCTGCAGTGCCTCCCACAGCAAAGGGCCcatccccctcccctgcccgcagcccccccagcccaccttCTGGTTGGTGTCCTCCAGCGCCCACCACCACAGCGGGCTCCTCCAGCACACCAGGGTCAGGTTCTCAGCGGCGAAGGCCAGTGcccagaagaggaggaggacggtGCCGTGGCCCCGCGTCCGGTCGTGCGCCAGCACCCGTGtgtgctccagctgcaggagggcGACGGCACAGCCCCAGCTGAGGGCCCAGAGGCAGGCGTGCAGCAACATGTACCCATAGAGCCGTCCTGGGCCCCCCGCTTGCCACAGCAGCCCGCCAAAGggctgcagggccaggagcagggacagcaggaCCTGGCTGCGGTAGAGGCGGGAGCGGGGAATGTACTTGGGCTCCATGGCGCGGCCGAAGCGGATGTAGCAGGCATACTGCAGGGcgcccagcagcaggcagacGCTCAGCAGCACGGCCGGCACCAGCGTGAAGAAGAAGCAGGGCTGGAAGCCCTGGTGCACCCAGGCCTGGGCGATGGAGCTGTTGCCCTCACAGTagccccccagcaccgccaTCCCGGCAGGTCACACCGACTGCGGAGAGAAGAGGGGATGGAGCAAGGTCTCAGGACGGGCTGTTGGGTATGGCTGCAAGGAGGGACCCACGGCAGGATGGCGCGGCCAAGCAGAGGGGGGCATTCATGGGGACAGGGGCAAGCACCGctggacatggggacaggggacatgctgcatgcaaaacacacacacacgcatgcaaGCAGGGCCAGCTTCACACGGGGATGGACAGGAGCACCACCCCAGGATCTGCTTGCGGGGCCTGCCAATGCCCTGGGCGGGGGGGTAACACTGCACTGGGCCCCCCAGAGCCACCTGGGCCCTTGGGGATGCCCTTGGACACGGGGGGCGGTGAGACCGCAGGGACAGGAAGGCAGTGGGGCGCTGGGACCGGTCttgagcggggggggggggagcaatGGGGACAATGCAGCGGCAGTGCGGGGGGGGTAATGCAAGAGGATGCACGGAGAAACGCTGGGCAATGCTGTGGAAACGCAAGGGCAAAGGCGGGGGACACGTGGGGGACACGCGGGGGCGACGCGTGGGGACATGCACGGGGGAACACACGTGCAGGGCGAGGGACAGGCGGGAGCGAAGCAGCGGCCGTGCCGGGGCAATGCCCGGGCGGTGCCGGCGCCGCTCGGCCCGGGacgggcggccgcggccccgctgcccgcgcAGCCGCCgtgccggccccgccgccctgcccgccgaGCCGCCCGGGCCCCCGCGCCCGCTCACCTGCcccgggcccgccggccccggcccgctccgggcccccgcgccgccgccagCCGGGCCCTggcgccgctccgctccgccccgctccccgcccccgcGCCGGCATCGCCGGGCTCCCGCGCGCCCTCCCCGGCGCCGGGTCTGCACCCCGCCCGCACACCGGGACTGCATTCCCCGGTGTGTCaccccccccgggccccggtgcccagccccaggctgcacGGACCtgcgcccgccccccgcggcccccTGCCCCACAACCGCCCCCCTgcagagccggggctggggaggtgtcGGTGGTGCGGGACGAACCCCCGGGACGGGGGCCAAGCAGGGGGTCCCCGAAGCCGAGGCGAGGCACCCCGCTCCCGCTTATCGccgctgccagcccagccctgcggtGCCGAGATAGCCCTGGCCGCCCCAGCGAGGGCCCGGCCTGCCGCAGAGGTCAGGCAGGACGGGGCACTGCCCTCCCAGGGATAAATATAGCCCCTGcctcccccgccgcggcccccggccGGCTGGGACCGAGCTCCGgggagctgccagcccagcaggagcagccagcGGGCACCTCGCAGCCTCCCGCCGCCATCGCAGGCACCAGCTCGTCCAGCTTCCTTGGTTCCTCGGGCCACAGCCAGGTCCAGGCGGGCTCCATGGTGCCGCAGGGTGAAGGGAGACTCGGACGCAGGCAGGGATGATACAGCCCATCTTTATTAGACGGCTATACAGCTGTACAGCGAGGGCATGGGGGGTGCGATACCACGCTCCCTGGGGAACCCCATGCCCACATGCCCCGGGAGATGAGGAAGAGTGGCTCGCCATGCACACGGGACACTGACAACACAAGCACAACATGCGGCAAGGACTCCAGCATGCTCCTGCCCGGCCTATCCCTCCTGCCAACCCAGGGAAAGGCCCAGactttcccccctgccccagggcactGCCAGCCTTCATCCGCTCACAGATCAGCAGCAAGTCCACCAGGAAGCCCAGACATcccgcagcccccagggaggctCACCTCCATGCAGGGCAGCAGCCCAGGTGCCAGGGAAGCCACTGGAAAGCTTGGGTTCCTGGGAAATCTGCTTTCAGTTTCCCTTTGCCATGCCATGACAGCCCCaagctggagctgctgtgggGTCGTTGCAGCCACTCCTCCATGGGAGgaccccagcagcacccaggtcTGTGGACCTCCTGCCAGGCTGAGTCCTGACTCCATCTCGAGCTCTGCTTTAGCACACTCCATTTGGTCTCTTACAGACCCCACAACAGTCGCAGCTCTGGTCCATCCCACCCCATCGCAGCAGGGAATCCGCTGCCCCGAAAAAGCCTACCCCTGCGTgagcaccccagccctgctcatGCCCTGGCTACCCGGGTGCGTGCACCCCTGCAGcgctgggagcagccagctcaCCAGCACGCGCCCAGCCCAGGCTCAAAGGGCAGAGTGCGATAACCCTGGCAGGGGAAGAGAGGCGATGGCAGAGGAGGGCCTGCGGTGCTCGCAGAGGGCATGGCAAAAGCAAGCAGCCCCTGCCAGAggcaaggggagggagggggaagcaaAGCCTGGCAGGTGTTAGCCGGGATGTAGATCCTCACAAGCTGCAGCTGGATGAGAGGAGTAGGAAACCAGAATGATGGAGGGAAGGTCTTGTCTGAGGCCACGCTGCACAGCTGGGATCCCCatcccccaccaccaccccagggCTAGGCTGGGGTTTGCCTCTCCCTTCTGGGTTCAGGACACCCTTCCTTGCCCCCCCCAGGCATGAGCCAGCTGCTTGGTATATGGTCTCCACAGCAGCTGAAGTCATGTTGCAAGCAAAAGGATGGtttcaggaaggaaggaggagctgggagcccCAGGTGAGACACAAGATGCACTGAACCCTTTGcttggggaaggggaaaggccCCATACCACAGAAATGGCCACATCAGGACGGACCTGATGCACCGCAGCCTGGGCATGGGGAAAAGGCCTTTATCATGCCTGGGGGAAGGGAATCAATACACAGAGCACAAGACCTTCAGGGTGGGGTGCAAACACTCCTGGGAGATGCCCAGCTGCCCCACCTCGGGGCCTCTTTGGCACTGCAGGAGGGCCTGCTAGCAGCCCACATCCCATGGGTGCCATGCAGGggggaggatgctgctgccctAGCCCTGAGGTACGGCACAGAGGCTGCCAGCCAGGAGGGATGTCAGGGACCCAGGATGACTTCCACCCCACCAACTCTTCCTTACTTGCAGGGGATGGGCCAGCTGTCATGAGAGTTAGGGAAGAGCTGCAGCATCCCCGGATcctggccagagctgttccCACCAGCTCTAGATCCCACCCCTACCCACACCAGCAACAGCAGGGGCCCATCCCTCTGCAGGGTGGTGGGGCAGAGGGGTGGGCGACTGCCCCACTgctgtcctgctctgggctgaAGGGTACAACACTGGTCCTCTCCAGGAGGGCGAACATGGTCCTGGGcacctccccagggctgcaggcaagGCAGGTGTGGTGCTACAGGCTGAGCTAGATGCCCCTCAACAGCTCCTGCCTTCATTTTGGAAGCAGGTTCCAGCTCCGGGCGGACATCTGGAGCTGGTGCTATCTCATATCTCTTCGAACAGCAGCTGTTGCTGCCACCTCCAAGCCAGTCCACAGCTCCCCATTGCTAGTCCCGTCATGCCAGCTTTTGCAGGCTCTACAGCGATCCTCCGACACGGACGACACAGATGTGAACACAGACACATGTATGTACTCACACACGCATTCACCCCACAAGAGTCAGAGTGGTGTTGGCTTGACACACGGCTGGACACAAAATGCCACCGCAAAGCCACCGGCCTGGCAGTTTTGTCTCTTCGGCAATTGATGGCAACAAAATGGAGCCTGGGACTATCCTGTCCACTCAGGACGGGAGAATAATCAGGCTGACGCCACATCCCGCTGCCCAGGCGGCTCTCAGTCTGCAACCCCCACGAGATCCCCGGTCTACAAGGCTATACCTGCAAGACAGAGAGGGGATATGGAACCCATCGGGACCATCCTAAGCACACATTTCCCCTCTCAGCCACAGCCTTCACCCCTACCTTGTGGATCTGTGGTGGAAGCTCATCCTCTGAGCTCTCCTCTGGCACGGGCTCTGGGTGTCTCGCTGACTGCCCGTCCTCAGCCCAGCCTCCTAGAGGGAGGCGGGAGAAGTGTGATGGGGCTCTGTGTACTGTGCCCGGGTCTGCAGGAGAGGCAAGGAGGAAGATTAGCTACCTGGGGGACTGTCAGTCTTcaggggcaggcaggctgcTCATGGCAGTCCATACAGGGCATCAGATATGGGGCTTTGACCTGGAGCTCAGACCTCTGACCTGGCTCCCGTACCTGTGATGCCACCATACCGCCTCTGGAAGCCGGTCTGCAGCGTGGCCGTCTCCTCGGCAGGCTGCCGCGGTGAGGAGAAGGGATAGCTGGCAGAGCGAGGAATGGGGACGGAGGCACCCCGCTGAGCATCCAGCTCCTCATGGGCACTCTCCCCGCTCTCATCGCTCTCTCGCCGGTGCCAAGTGTGCCGCTCAGGCTCCAGCTGGGCATGCTGCTTGTGCAGCTGCAGGCCAAAACACGAGTGAGTCAGCTGTGTGGGAGAGCCCAGACGCCTGAACACACCCTGTCCCCAACACTGCACACACACTGGTCTCAGCTCTCACTCACACTGGCATCCAGTCACTCCAGTCAGGGTACTGCAGTCCTGCCGATCCTGCCCCGCACCCCTCTggccagcccagctccaggctgctCACCTCGTGCATGTAGAGTGCATGGAGACTCATCTCAGTGGAGGCGTACTCTGACAGGATCATGCTCTGTAGCTGACCCTCCCAGGCGCTGCTCCCCGAGCTCACGGTCCTCGCATCGGCACTGCCATGGGACACACAAGTGGTGTTTGCTGCCCAGGTGCTCCCCAcacctcccagcccctctctgctcTAAAGCCAGGCTTGCAGACATCAGCTCCTGGGCTGGGTAGGAACAGGCCCTCAGTAGCATGTCCCCAGATGCACAAGGTGACCAGCCCTGCTATGGCACTGCCTCTTTCCCACCAGTGGTTTCTCACCACTGTGGTACCTACAGGAGAACACCAGAACTCCAACACTGTCCTTTGGGGCCAGCCTAACCACCTGGGCCTAACTCTCTTATGAACATGTCCCTTGCTGttccaggctgcagag from Gavia stellata isolate bGavSte3 chromosome 8, bGavSte3.hap2, whole genome shotgun sequence includes the following:
- the ABCB6 gene encoding ATP-binding cassette sub-family B member 6 codes for the protein MAVLGGYCEGNSSIAQAWVHQGFQPCFFFTLVPAVLLSVCLLLGALQYACYIRFGRAMEPKYIPRSRLYRSQVLLSLLLALQPFGGLLWQAGGPGRLYGYMLLHACLWALSWGCAVALLQLEHTRVLAHDRTRGHGTVLLLFWALAFAAENLTLVCWRSPLWWWALEDTNQKVQFGFWLLRYICTFMLFILGMKAPGLPRKPYMLLVNEEERDVENSQPLLPDADRTTSTWKDFRRKLRLLVPYMWPRGNHLLQGLVLFCMALMGLERAINVFVPIYYKNIVNELTKGAPWHTLAWTVCIYVGLKFLQGGGAGSTGFVSNLRTFLWVWVQQFTNRQVQVQLFAHLHGLSLRWHLGRRTGEVLRSVDRGTSSINSLLSYIVFSIVPTIADIVIGIVYFTSVFSAWFGLIIFVCMSLYLTLTIFITEWRTKYRRDMNTRDNEAKSRAVDSLLNFETVKYYNAESYEVNRFNDAIVKYQVSEWKVSASLGLLNQTQNLVIGLGLLAGSLLCAYFVTENKLQVGDFVLFGTYIIQLYTPLNWFGTYYRMIQNSFVDMENMFELFHEEQEVKDVVNAGDLRLEAGRIEFENVHFSYVDGKEILQDVSFSVMPGQTLALVGPSGSGKSTIIRLLFRFYDVRGGCIRIDGQDISQVKQASLRAHIGVVPQDTVLFNDTIANNIRYGRILATDQEVEEAAQAADIHDRILSFPDGYNTQVGERGLKLSGGEKQRVAIARTILKGPRIVLLDEATSALDTETERNIQASLAKVCAHRTTIVVAHRLSTVVGADQILVLKDGRIAERGRHEELLQKGGVYAGMWLQQQAGDEGKRKERCTEKPPGSKKGP